One Qipengyuania aurantiaca genomic region harbors:
- a CDS encoding cob(I)yrinic acid a,c-diamide adenosyltransferase — MVKLNKIYTRTGDDGTTGLVDGSRLPKHAARMEAIGVVDEANSALGLAAVACAGSDHAEPLFRIQNDLFDLGADLATPAGEDEDFAPSEMVLRIVSAQVDWLESAIDALNEGLEPLTSFILPGGSEAAARLHVARAAVRRAERAMTEMASVDATNPQALAYINRLSDYLFVLARVANDGGKGDVKWIPGANR, encoded by the coding sequence GTGGTCAAGCTGAACAAGATTTACACCCGCACGGGTGACGATGGGACCACGGGCCTCGTCGACGGCTCGCGCCTACCCAAGCACGCCGCGCGGATGGAGGCGATCGGCGTAGTGGACGAGGCGAATTCCGCGCTCGGCCTGGCCGCCGTCGCGTGCGCGGGTAGCGACCACGCAGAGCCGCTCTTCCGCATCCAGAACGACCTTTTCGACCTCGGTGCCGACCTAGCGACGCCGGCGGGCGAGGACGAGGATTTCGCGCCGTCCGAAATGGTGCTCCGGATCGTCTCGGCGCAGGTCGACTGGCTCGAGAGCGCGATCGACGCGCTCAACGAGGGCCTCGAACCTCTTACCAGCTTTATCCTTCCCGGCGGCAGCGAAGCGGCGGCACGGCTCCACGTCGCCCGCGCCGCCGTTCGCCGTGCCGAGCGCGCGATGACCGAAATGGCGAGTGTGGATGCGACCAACCCGCAGGCGCTGGCTTACATCAACCGCCTTTCCGATTACCTCTTCGTCCTCGCCCGCGTTGCCAACGATGGCGGCAAGGGCGATGTGAAGTGGATTCCGGGCGCTAACCGCTAG
- a CDS encoding HIG1 domain-containing protein — protein MNTVFIIILLAAMVMVVVSLVRGVVAFLKSTKVDLESGQQVDATDMQLKQNKAMMARVKWQAVAIMVIAVMLAVAN, from the coding sequence ATGAACACAGTCTTCATCATCATCCTGCTCGCCGCCATGGTCATGGTGGTCGTCTCCCTCGTTCGCGGCGTGGTCGCGTTCCTGAAAAGCACCAAGGTCGATCTGGAAAGCGGCCAGCAGGTCGACGCCACCGATATGCAATTGAAGCAGAACAAGGCGATGATGGCCCGCGTCAAATGGCAGGCGGTCGCGATCATGGTCATCGCCGTCATGCTCGCCGTGGCGAACTGA